In a genomic window of Saccharothrix sp. HUAS TT1:
- a CDS encoding ABC transporter ATP-binding protein produces MSTGDNVLEVRDVRLAFDGVTAVDGVSFHVAAGELFAIIGPNGAGKTSIFNVLSGVYRPQSGSVRFRGEELLGRRPHRIAAMGIARTFQNIELFAHLTVVENLMLGRHNHMRYGALAAFAWVGKARREELANRAAVEEVVDFLELEQWRRLPVGLLPYGVQKRVELGRALAMEPKVLLLDEPVAGMNAEETEDMARFVLDVRDELGIAMVMVEHDMGLVMDLADRVMVLDFGKPIRTGTPAEVQRDPDVVRAYLGEAHQSAGGPA; encoded by the coding sequence GTGAGCACGGGGGACAACGTGCTGGAAGTGCGGGACGTGCGGCTCGCGTTCGACGGCGTCACCGCCGTGGACGGCGTGTCGTTCCACGTCGCCGCGGGCGAGCTGTTCGCCATCATCGGACCCAACGGCGCGGGCAAGACGTCGATCTTCAACGTGCTGTCCGGCGTCTACCGGCCGCAGTCCGGCTCGGTCCGGTTCCGCGGCGAGGAGCTGCTGGGCAGGCGCCCGCACCGGATCGCCGCCATGGGCATCGCCCGGACGTTCCAGAACATCGAGCTGTTCGCCCACCTCACGGTGGTGGAGAACCTGATGCTCGGCCGGCACAACCACATGCGGTACGGGGCGCTGGCGGCGTTCGCGTGGGTCGGGAAGGCCCGCCGCGAGGAGCTGGCCAACCGGGCCGCCGTGGAGGAGGTCGTCGACTTCCTCGAACTGGAGCAGTGGCGGCGGCTGCCGGTCGGCCTGCTGCCCTACGGCGTGCAGAAGCGGGTGGAGCTGGGGCGAGCGCTGGCGATGGAGCCGAAGGTGCTGCTGCTGGACGAGCCGGTCGCGGGCATGAACGCCGAGGAGACCGAGGACATGGCCCGGTTCGTGCTCGACGTCCGGGACGAGCTGGGCATCGCCATGGTGATGGTGGAGCACGACATGGGGCTGGTGATGGACCTCGCGGACCGGGTGATGGTGCTGGACTTCGGCAAGCCGATCCGCACCGGCACGCCCGCCGAGGTGCAGCGGGACCCGGACGTCGTGCGCGCCTACCTCGGCGAGGCGCACCAGAGCGCGGGAGGTCCCGCGTGA
- a CDS encoding long-chain fatty acid--CoA ligase, protein MTGVKTVVTRVRDRAGTTPDAVALRAKDFGVWREVTWAQYWARAELVGHALLALGVDVGDRVAIHSENRREWLYADVGAVAVRATTVGLYPTNPADEVAYLLSHSGARVLIAEDQEQVDKALAVLDALPALERIVYVEPRGVRGRYDNPKLLSWDDFLALGEEHRAEHPDAVARRMREVEPDDVMTLIYTSGTTGPPKGAMLTVANVEFAVESLVEGGGFTSPPPSPKDVTLSYLPLCHVAERIFTTWFSASAGVQVHFAESIETVQANLREVQPTILFGVPRIWEKVMAAITVSAANTSRLKRATTRFWLRVADGLGDELVRNGGRHTFGTRLRYGIGWLLCFRALKARIGMRHVRYASSGAAPISPQVLRFFMGIGVPVHEVYGMTENTAVATGNRPGRVKVGTVGEPHPGVELRIADDGEIQTRHGGVFAGYWRDEEATARAMTPDGWLRTGDVGEWVDGTHVRITDRMKDIIITAGGKNVAPSEIENALKSSPYVKEAIVLGDRRPYLVALIGIEQDTVGHWARQRRIAYTTYRDLAEKDEVRELVRGIVTGVNERFATVEQVKKFRMLPKELDHEDGELTATQKVKRSALAKVFGELVDEMYSGGRG, encoded by the coding sequence GTGACCGGGGTCAAGACCGTCGTCACCCGCGTGCGCGACCGGGCGGGGACCACGCCGGACGCGGTCGCGCTGCGGGCCAAGGACTTCGGCGTCTGGCGCGAGGTCACCTGGGCGCAGTACTGGGCGCGGGCCGAGCTGGTCGGGCACGCCCTGCTGGCGCTCGGCGTCGACGTGGGCGACCGGGTCGCGATCCACTCGGAGAACCGCCGCGAGTGGCTCTACGCCGACGTCGGCGCGGTGGCCGTGCGGGCGACGACCGTCGGCCTGTACCCGACCAACCCGGCCGACGAGGTCGCCTACCTGCTGTCGCACTCCGGGGCGCGGGTGCTCATCGCCGAGGACCAGGAGCAGGTCGACAAGGCGCTGGCCGTGCTGGACGCGCTGCCCGCGCTGGAGCGCATCGTCTACGTCGAGCCGCGCGGCGTCCGGGGCCGCTACGACAACCCGAAGCTGCTGTCCTGGGACGACTTCCTGGCGCTGGGCGAGGAGCACCGGGCCGAGCACCCGGACGCGGTGGCGCGGCGGATGCGCGAGGTCGAGCCGGACGACGTGATGACGTTGATCTACACCTCGGGCACCACCGGGCCGCCCAAGGGCGCGATGCTGACCGTGGCCAACGTCGAGTTCGCCGTCGAGTCCCTGGTCGAGGGCGGCGGGTTCACCTCGCCGCCGCCGTCGCCCAAGGACGTCACGCTGTCCTACCTGCCGCTGTGCCACGTCGCCGAGCGCATCTTCACCACGTGGTTCAGCGCGTCGGCGGGGGTGCAGGTGCACTTCGCCGAGTCGATCGAGACCGTGCAGGCGAACCTGCGCGAGGTGCAGCCGACGATCCTGTTCGGCGTGCCGCGGATCTGGGAGAAGGTGATGGCGGCCATCACGGTCAGCGCGGCCAACACCAGCCGGCTCAAGCGGGCCACCACCCGGTTCTGGCTGCGGGTGGCCGACGGGCTCGGCGACGAGCTGGTGCGCAACGGCGGCCGGCACACGTTCGGCACCCGGCTCCGGTACGGCATCGGCTGGCTGCTGTGCTTCCGCGCGTTGAAGGCCCGGATCGGGATGCGGCACGTCCGGTACGCGTCGTCGGGCGCCGCGCCCATCTCGCCGCAGGTGCTGCGGTTCTTCATGGGGATCGGCGTGCCGGTGCACGAGGTCTACGGGATGACCGAGAACACCGCCGTCGCCACCGGCAACCGGCCCGGCCGGGTGAAGGTCGGCACGGTCGGCGAGCCGCACCCCGGCGTGGAGCTGCGGATCGCCGACGACGGCGAGATCCAGACCCGGCACGGCGGCGTGTTCGCGGGCTACTGGCGCGACGAGGAGGCCACCGCGCGGGCGATGACCCCGGACGGCTGGCTGCGCACCGGCGACGTCGGCGAGTGGGTGGACGGCACGCACGTCCGGATCACCGACCGGATGAAGGACATCATCATCACCGCCGGCGGCAAGAACGTGGCGCCGTCGGAGATCGAGAACGCGCTGAAGTCGTCGCCGTACGTCAAGGAGGCGATCGTGCTCGGCGACCGGCGGCCGTACCTGGTGGCGCTGATCGGCATCGAGCAGGACACCGTCGGCCACTGGGCCAGGCAGCGCCGGATCGCCTACACCACCTACCGCGACCTGGCGGAGAAGGACGAGGTGCGCGAGTTGGTGCGGGGCATCGTCACCGGGGTCAACGAGCGGTTCGCCACGGTCGAGCAGGTGAAGAAGTTCCGGATGCTGCCCAAGGAGCTCGACCACGAGGACGGCGAGCTGACCGCGACGCAGAAGGTGAAGCGGTCCGCGCTGGCGAAGGTGTTCGGCGAGCTGGTGGACGAGATGTACTCCGGGGGGCGGGGATGA
- a CDS encoding ATP-binding protein yields the protein MNQRTGCSAFTILLRSPVWTGVAAGERGYALATGTRCEGASPHMYGSEVELRVAARPAHLSTVRAVAAAIARSTPELAIDLVIAVDEACSSLIARTLDPSAEMRCRFAREGDSVRFRAEVRSSAVTVPDHDSLYWRVVSSVTDAVATWVDGEGRLRVELRCRA from the coding sequence ATGAACCAGCGCACGGGGTGTTCGGCTTTCACGATTCTGTTGCGCAGTCCTGTGTGGACTGGTGTAGCGGCAGGTGAGCGCGGGTATGCCCTGGCGACCGGAACGAGGTGCGAGGGAGCGTCGCCACACATGTACGGCTCGGAGGTGGAGCTCAGGGTGGCGGCCAGGCCGGCCCACCTCTCGACCGTTCGCGCGGTCGCGGCGGCGATCGCCCGGTCCACGCCCGAACTGGCCATCGACCTGGTCATCGCGGTGGACGAGGCGTGCAGCTCGCTCATCGCCCGGACGCTGGACCCGTCCGCCGAGATGCGGTGCCGGTTCGCCCGGGAAGGTGATTCCGTGCGCTTCCGGGCAGAGGTTCGGTCCTCCGCCGTCACCGTCCCGGATCATGACTCGTTGTACTGGAGGGTTGTCAGTTCCGTGACCGACGCGGTGGCCACCTGGGTTGACGGGGAGGGCCGGTTGCGGGTCGAGTTGAGGTGCCGGGCATGA
- a CDS encoding SigB/SigF/SigG family RNA polymerase sigma factor, whose product MNAVDYQPLFHQLAEAERDGKRYQRLRDQLVTEHLPMARHIADRFAERGESVEDLRQVAAVGLINAVDRFDVSRGIDFLAFAVPTITGEVRRYLRDQGWAVRVPRRLKELCVAIDTARVELSRHTGRTPTPSEVARHLGIGVDEVYEGLHATSAYHLLSLDEQSISDELSHEDSLISDDPALEVVELQHALDPMLRGLPKRERRIVVLRFFRGMTQSQIADSVGVSQMHVSRLLSRSLARLRSLLDDE is encoded by the coding sequence ATGAACGCCGTGGACTACCAGCCGCTGTTCCACCAGCTGGCGGAGGCGGAGCGGGACGGGAAGCGCTACCAGCGGTTGCGGGACCAGCTGGTCACCGAGCACCTGCCGATGGCCAGGCACATCGCCGACCGGTTCGCCGAGCGGGGCGAGTCGGTCGAGGACCTGCGCCAGGTCGCGGCGGTCGGGTTGATCAACGCGGTGGACCGGTTCGACGTGTCCCGCGGCATCGACTTCCTGGCGTTCGCCGTGCCGACCATCACCGGTGAGGTGCGGCGGTACCTGCGCGACCAGGGCTGGGCGGTGCGCGTGCCGCGGCGGTTGAAGGAGCTGTGCGTCGCGATCGACACGGCGCGGGTCGAGCTGTCCCGGCACACCGGCCGGACGCCGACGCCGAGCGAGGTGGCGCGGCACCTGGGCATCGGGGTGGACGAGGTGTACGAGGGGCTGCACGCGACGTCGGCGTACCACCTGCTGTCGTTGGACGAGCAGTCGATCAGCGACGAGCTGAGCCACGAGGACAGCCTGATCAGCGACGACCCGGCGCTGGAGGTGGTCGAGCTGCAGCACGCGCTGGACCCGATGCTGCGCGGGCTGCCGAAGCGGGAGCGGCGGATCGTCGTGCTGCGGTTCTTCCGGGGGATGACGCAGAGCCAGATCGCGGACTCGGTCGGGGTGTCGCAGATGCACGTGTCGCGCCTGCTGAGCCGATCACTGGCCCGGTTGCGCTCGCTGCTCGATGATGAGTAG
- a CDS encoding glutamate--cysteine ligase translates to MSEPWTVGVEQEFLLVDPETRRPVPLAESVAQHAGAGLDVQRELTPFQIEVATPVCRTAEELAEQVLLGRTHLAKAAHAAGCRLLASAIPPVGSLGPPALTDDPRYRLMQRTHRAIIGGQGVCGMHVHVGVPDRDVAVRVANALRPWLPTLLALGANSPIEEGEDTGYASWRSIVWSRWPISGPPPHLGSAAEYDRLVGALTATEALLDRGMVYWDVRPSVEHPTVEIRVSDIPMTAREAVVIAEVIRAFARTAAESGEPDRVDDVMLRAAYWRAARDGVDGLAVDPFTGGLVQARERAAELVSWCSGALADASALSTVEDHLAWLGTHGSGAARQRRALGADPDARELVDSVLAETVAETG, encoded by the coding sequence ATGAGCGAGCCGTGGACCGTGGGTGTCGAGCAGGAATTCCTGCTGGTCGACCCGGAGACACGCCGACCCGTGCCCCTGGCCGAGTCGGTGGCGCAGCACGCCGGGGCGGGCCTCGACGTGCAGCGGGAGCTGACGCCGTTCCAGATCGAGGTCGCCACGCCCGTCTGCCGGACCGCCGAGGAGCTGGCCGAGCAGGTCCTGCTGGGCCGCACGCACCTGGCGAAGGCCGCGCACGCGGCGGGCTGCCGGCTGCTGGCCTCGGCGATCCCGCCGGTGGGCTCGCTGGGGCCGCCCGCCCTGACCGACGACCCCCGCTACCGCCTGATGCAGCGCACGCACCGCGCGATCATCGGCGGCCAGGGCGTCTGCGGGATGCACGTGCACGTGGGCGTGCCGGACCGGGACGTCGCGGTGCGCGTCGCGAACGCCCTGCGGCCGTGGCTGCCGACGTTGCTGGCGCTGGGCGCGAACTCGCCGATCGAGGAGGGCGAGGACACCGGGTACGCCAGTTGGCGCTCGATCGTGTGGTCGCGCTGGCCGATCAGCGGCCCGCCGCCGCACCTGGGCTCGGCCGCCGAGTACGACCGGCTGGTCGGCGCCCTCACGGCGACCGAGGCGCTGCTCGACCGCGGGATGGTCTACTGGGACGTGCGGCCGTCGGTGGAGCACCCGACGGTCGAGATCCGGGTGTCGGACATCCCGATGACGGCGCGCGAGGCGGTGGTGATCGCCGAGGTGATCCGGGCGTTCGCCCGCACCGCCGCCGAATCGGGTGAACCTGATCGGGTGGACGACGTGATGTTGCGGGCCGCCTACTGGCGGGCCGCGCGCGACGGGGTGGACGGCTTGGCGGTGGACCCGTTCACCGGCGGCCTGGTGCAGGCCCGGGAGCGGGCCGCGGAGCTGGTGTCCTGGTGCTCGGGCGCGCTGGCGGACGCCTCGGCGCTGTCCACTGTGGAAGACCACTTGGCTTGGCTGGGCACTCACGGCAGCGGTGCGGCGCGGCAGCGGCGGGCGCTCGGGGCGGACCCCGACGCGCGCGAGCTGGTCGACTCGGTGCTGGCCGAAACGGTCGCTGAGACCGGTTGA
- a CDS encoding DNA topoisomerase IB: protein MRLRRSDPSTPGWRRRARGRGFSYADADGAPLDAESVARIKALVIPPAWRDVWVCPHPNGHIQAVGVDTAGRRQYLYHERWRQDRDEEKHDRVLDLAPVLPAFREEVRRELDGRGRSRQRVLAVALAVLDQGVFRVGGDTYAADNGTHGVATLLCSHVAVRRSTVDFCYPAKGGIEFCTEVEDARLARAVASLLRGRGGADERLLVDDGGRPVGSDDVNERFKELVGAEFSVKDLRTWHATVLAAAAFAREGRPESKRGRKRVEAAVIREVSEHLGNTPAVARKSYVDPRVVKLFEEGAVIQPKSADRETVERAVLQLLRPRRKGRGKSASRG from the coding sequence GTGAGACTGCGCCGCAGCGATCCTTCCACCCCCGGCTGGCGCCGCCGCGCCCGAGGCCGCGGTTTCAGCTACGCCGACGCCGACGGCGCGCCCCTCGACGCCGAGTCGGTGGCCCGGATCAAGGCCCTCGTCATCCCGCCCGCGTGGCGCGACGTGTGGGTGTGCCCCCACCCGAACGGCCACATCCAGGCGGTCGGCGTGGACACCGCCGGCAGGCGCCAGTACCTGTACCACGAGCGGTGGCGGCAGGACCGGGACGAGGAGAAGCACGACCGGGTGCTGGACCTGGCCCCGGTGCTGCCCGCGTTCCGCGAGGAGGTGCGGCGGGAGCTCGACGGCCGCGGCCGGTCCCGGCAGCGGGTGCTGGCGGTGGCGTTGGCGGTGCTGGACCAGGGGGTGTTCCGGGTGGGCGGGGACACGTACGCGGCGGACAACGGGACGCACGGGGTGGCGACGCTGCTGTGCTCGCACGTGGCCGTGCGGCGGTCCACTGTGGACTTCTGCTACCCGGCGAAGGGCGGGATCGAGTTCTGCACGGAGGTGGAGGACGCGCGGTTGGCTCGGGCGGTGGCGTCGTTGCTGCGGGGGAGGGGTGGGGCTGACGAGCGGCTGCTGGTGGACGACGGCGGGCGGCCGGTCGGGTCGGATGACGTGAACGAGCGGTTCAAGGAGCTGGTGGGGGCGGAGTTCTCGGTGAAGGACCTGCGGACCTGGCACGCGACGGTGCTGGCGGCGGCGGCGTTCGCGCGGGAGGGGCGGCCGGAGTCGAAGCGGGGGCGGAAGCGGGTGGAGGCGGCGGTGATCCGGGAGGTGTCGGAGCACCTGGGGAACACGCCGGCGGTGGCCCGGAAGTCCTACGTCGACCCGCGGGTGGTGAAGCTGTTCGAGGAGGGCGCGGTGATCCAGCCGAAGTCCGCTGATCGTGAGACCGTGGAACGCGCCGTCCTCCAACTCCTCCGGCCGAGGCGGAAGGGGCGGGGGAAGTCGGCGTCTCGGGGGTGA
- a CDS encoding ABC transporter ATP-binding protein, protein MLVLRGVSLRVPEGRIVALLGANGAGKTTLLRALSGLLDVHDGKITRGGITLDGEPIHRSSPTRIASLGVKQALEGRRILAELTVEENLRIGGHSRPRGIKRNLDRMYELFPRLRERRGQSAGYLSGGEQQMLSIGRALMSEPRYLLLDEPSLGLAPLVVQQIRDLIVKINAAGTTVLLVEQNATMALSIADHGYVLETGKVVMDSPAAALLADEDVREFYLGLRGEGAVRSFRDVKHYKRRKRWLS, encoded by the coding sequence ATGTTGGTGCTGCGCGGTGTGAGCTTGAGGGTTCCCGAGGGGCGGATCGTCGCCCTCCTGGGAGCGAACGGCGCGGGCAAGACGACGCTCCTGAGAGCGCTTTCCGGCCTGCTGGACGTGCACGACGGCAAGATCACCCGAGGGGGCATCACGCTGGACGGCGAGCCGATCCACCGCTCTTCGCCGACCCGGATCGCCTCGCTCGGCGTGAAGCAGGCGCTGGAGGGCAGGCGCATCCTGGCCGAGCTGACGGTCGAGGAGAACCTGCGCATCGGCGGGCACAGCAGGCCGCGCGGCATCAAGCGCAACCTCGACCGGATGTACGAGCTGTTCCCGCGGTTGCGCGAGCGGCGCGGGCAGAGCGCCGGCTACCTGTCCGGCGGCGAGCAGCAGATGCTGTCCATCGGCCGGGCGCTGATGTCCGAGCCGCGCTACCTGCTGCTGGACGAGCCGAGCCTGGGCCTCGCGCCGCTCGTGGTGCAGCAGATCCGCGACCTCATCGTGAAGATCAACGCGGCGGGCACGACGGTGCTGCTGGTCGAGCAGAACGCGACCATGGCGCTGTCCATCGCCGACCACGGCTACGTGCTGGAGACCGGCAAGGTCGTGATGGACTCGCCGGCCGCCGCGCTGCTGGCCGACGAGGACGTGCGCGAGTTCTACCTGGGCCTGCGCGGCGAGGGCGCCGTGCGGTCGTTCCGCGACGTGAAGCACTACAAGCGGCGGAAGCGGTGGTTGTCGTGA
- a CDS encoding STAS domain-containing protein produces MPEPAATLASVRVDRPSDGVVVLHVSGELDTSSAEELTRPLKEHLVENVRGVVVDLTGVRFLGSAGLESLVVGSQRASSLNVPLVLVATSRATQRPIEATGLSSVFTVVGSVDEALGRF; encoded by the coding sequence GTGCCAGAACCCGCGGCGACGCTCGCTTCCGTGCGGGTCGACCGACCTTCGGACGGCGTGGTGGTGCTGCACGTGTCGGGTGAGTTGGACACGAGCAGCGCGGAGGAGTTGACCAGGCCGCTCAAGGAACACCTGGTCGAGAACGTGCGGGGTGTGGTGGTCGACCTGACCGGGGTGCGCTTCCTCGGCTCGGCCGGGTTGGAGTCGCTGGTCGTCGGCAGTCAGCGGGCGAGCAGCCTCAACGTCCCGCTGGTGCTGGTGGCGACGAGCCGGGCCACCCAGCGGCCGATCGAGGCGACCGGGCTCAGCTCCGTGTTCACCGTCGTCGGTTCCGTGGACGAGGCTTTGGGCCGGTTCTAG
- a CDS encoding nucleoside deaminase: MVDLRDLLAVAVAEARTGLAEGGIPIGAALFTADGAPLGRGHNRRVQDGDASTHAETAAFRAAGRRPGYRDTIMVTTLSPCWYCSGLVRQFGIPHVVIGEARTFHGGHDWLAEHGVEITLLDDPECVRMMTDFIAAEPELWSEDIGQD, from the coding sequence GTGGTGGACCTGCGCGACCTGCTGGCAGTGGCGGTGGCCGAAGCCCGGACCGGGCTCGCCGAGGGCGGCATCCCCATCGGCGCGGCCCTGTTCACCGCCGACGGCGCCCCGCTCGGCCGCGGCCACAACCGGCGCGTGCAGGACGGCGACGCCTCCACCCACGCCGAGACCGCCGCGTTCCGCGCCGCCGGCCGCCGGCCCGGCTACCGCGACACGATCATGGTCACCACGCTGTCACCCTGCTGGTACTGCAGCGGGCTCGTTCGCCAGTTCGGGATACCCCACGTGGTGATCGGCGAGGCCAGGACGTTCCACGGCGGTCACGACTGGCTCGCCGAGCACGGCGTCGAAATCACCCTGCTGGATGATCCCGAGTGCGTGCGGATGATGACCGACTTCATCGCCGCCGAGCCGGAGCTGTGGTCCGAGGACATCGGCCAGGATTAA
- a CDS encoding CHAT domain-containing protein: MAGVSAAAALEARQRDPRAAVELGRAALRAARAAGDAEEASAAERAIGLALRELHDFDAALTHLRRSVRTAERAGSARLAALARMSLAFVLSNTGRHAQALRAINAAIPHLRGADAGSGRMQRGLVLHYLCRYEEALRDYNGAIEVVRRSGERLVEARALNNRGLLRAYTGGLRAADEDFDRAAVLYRELDQRLAVADVRWNAGISASRAGDVPRALTMFAEAEREYRRLAVPRPGLLINRLELLVSVPLLEEARAAADRALEELGGDLVLARSEALFYRARIALLEGDLERAVAVAAAARRGFRREKREVWAEGARHVELRAAYLSGTRTRALVTALTRVASRLDELGWRMAGLEARVDAALVARDLGDRDRAAAELTTAGAARRGGPAAHRVQGWYAEALRRDLLGNPRGAQIALRRGLALLDEYRVSLGAPELRALSGAQGKALALEGLRTAVAGGRAGRVLSWAEAWRAGALRMTPARPPEDSGLADALAELRAVTADLEAASTAGRPTAALRQWQARGEQRVRELTRQVGGGGAVRKPPEVGDLARALGTSALVEYVDHDGALLAVVVAGGRASLHRLGPLDGALRELRLLRFALHRLVTLPEHLDRAPVRAGAEHAARLLQNRLLDPLRRRLDDRPLVLAPTGRLGGLPWSALPACHGRPVTVVPSATVWLRAATSTPASHDRAVLAAGPRLPAAPTEIAAISSLNGSTPTSVLVGGSATVDAVASAMDGAPLAHVAAHGSFRADNPLFSALELADGPLTVYDLERLRTPPALVVLSACDSGLSAVRPGDELMGFTAALLGLGTRTLVAPVVPVPAEITTPLMVDLHRRLGAGEPPAVALAGAQEAHRDNGDTAFAAGAGFLCFGA, from the coding sequence GTGGCAGGGGTTTCCGCCGCCGCAGCGCTGGAAGCCCGGCAACGGGACCCGCGCGCGGCCGTCGAGCTGGGTCGGGCCGCGCTGCGGGCGGCGAGGGCGGCGGGGGACGCCGAGGAGGCGTCCGCCGCCGAACGCGCGATCGGTCTCGCGCTGCGCGAGCTGCACGACTTCGACGCGGCGCTGACCCACCTGCGGCGGTCCGTCCGGACGGCCGAGCGGGCCGGGTCCGCGCGGCTGGCGGCACTGGCCCGGATGAGCCTCGCGTTCGTGCTGTCCAACACCGGGCGGCACGCCCAGGCGCTGCGCGCGATCAACGCGGCGATCCCGCACCTGCGCGGCGCCGACGCGGGCAGCGGCCGGATGCAGCGCGGCCTGGTGCTGCACTACCTGTGCCGGTACGAGGAGGCGCTGCGCGACTACAACGGCGCGATCGAGGTCGTCCGCCGCTCCGGCGAGCGGCTGGTCGAGGCGCGGGCGCTGAACAACCGCGGCCTGCTGCGCGCCTACACCGGCGGCCTGCGCGCGGCCGACGAGGACTTCGACCGCGCGGCCGTCCTCTACCGCGAGCTCGACCAGCGGCTGGCCGTGGCCGACGTGCGCTGGAACGCGGGCATCTCCGCGTCCCGCGCCGGCGACGTGCCGCGGGCGCTGACCATGTTCGCCGAGGCCGAGCGCGAGTACCGGCGGCTGGCGGTGCCCCGACCGGGACTGCTGATCAACCGGCTGGAGCTGCTGGTGTCCGTGCCGCTGCTGGAGGAGGCCAGGGCGGCGGCCGACCGGGCGCTGGAGGAACTGGGCGGCGACCTCGTCCTGGCCCGCTCCGAGGCGTTGTTCTACCGGGCCAGGATCGCCCTGCTCGAAGGCGACCTGGAACGCGCCGTCGCCGTCGCCGCGGCCGCGCGCCGGGGCTTCCGCCGCGAGAAGCGCGAGGTGTGGGCGGAGGGCGCGCGGCACGTCGAGCTGCGCGCGGCCTACCTCAGCGGCACCCGGACCAGGGCCCTGGTGACCGCGCTGACCAGGGTCGCGTCCCGGCTCGACGAGCTCGGCTGGCGGATGGCCGGCCTGGAGGCGCGGGTCGACGCGGCCCTGGTCGCCCGCGACCTCGGCGACCGCGACCGGGCCGCGGCCGAGCTGACCACCGCGGGCGCGGCCCGGCGCGGCGGACCCGCCGCCCACCGGGTGCAGGGCTGGTACGCCGAGGCGCTGCGGCGCGACCTGCTCGGCAACCCGCGCGGCGCGCAGATCGCGCTGCGCCGCGGGCTGGCGCTGCTGGACGAGTACCGGGTGTCGCTCGGCGCGCCGGAACTGCGCGCGTTGAGCGGCGCGCAGGGCAAGGCGCTGGCCCTGGAAGGGCTGCGCACGGCGGTCGCGGGCGGCCGGGCGGGCCGGGTGCTGAGCTGGGCCGAGGCGTGGCGGGCCGGCGCCCTGCGGATGACACCCGCCCGACCCCCGGAGGACTCCGGGCTGGCCGACGCGCTCGCCGAGCTGCGCGCCGTCACCGCCGACCTGGAAGCCGCGTCCACGGCCGGCCGACCCACCGCGGCCCTGCGGCAGTGGCAGGCGCGCGGCGAGCAGCGGGTGCGCGAGCTGACCCGCCAGGTCGGCGGCGGCGGCGCGGTCCGCAAACCGCCCGAGGTCGGCGACCTCGCCCGCGCCCTGGGCACGTCCGCGCTGGTCGAGTACGTCGACCACGACGGCGCCCTGCTCGCCGTCGTCGTGGCCGGCGGCCGGGCCTCGCTGCACCGCCTCGGCCCGCTGGACGGCGCCCTGCGCGAGCTGCGGCTGCTGCGGTTCGCCCTGCACCGGCTGGTCACCCTCCCCGAGCACCTGGACCGCGCGCCGGTGCGCGCCGGCGCCGAGCACGCCGCCAGGCTCCTGCAGAACCGGCTGCTCGACCCGCTGCGCCGCCGGCTCGACGACCGGCCCCTGGTGCTCGCGCCCACCGGCCGGCTCGGCGGCCTGCCGTGGTCGGCCCTGCCCGCCTGCCACGGCCGCCCGGTGACGGTCGTCCCCTCGGCGACCGTGTGGCTGCGCGCGGCGACGTCCACCCCCGCGTCGCACGACCGGGCGGTCCTGGCCGCCGGACCCCGGCTGCCCGCCGCCCCGACCGAGATCGCCGCCATCTCCTCGCTCAACGGCTCCACCCCGACGTCCGTGCTGGTCGGCGGCTCGGCGACGGTCGACGCGGTGGCGTCGGCGATGGACGGCGCGCCGCTGGCGCACGTCGCGGCGCACGGCTCGTTCCGCGCGGACAACCCGCTGTTCTCCGCCCTGGAACTGGCCGACGGGCCGCTCACCGTCTACGACCTGGAACGCCTGCGCACCCCACCCGCCCTGGTCGTGCTGTCGGCGTGCGACTCCGGCCTGTCGGCGGTGCGACCCGGCGACGAGCTGATGGGCTTCACCGCCGCGCTCCTCGGGCTCGGCACCCGGACCCTGGTCGCGCCGGTCGTCCCGGTGCCCGCCGAGATCACCACCCCGCTCATGGTCGACCTGCACCGCAGGCTCGGCGCGGGCGAACCGCCCGCGGTGGCGCTGGCGGGCGCGCAGGAAGCGCACCGGGACAACGGCGACACCGCGTTCGCCGCCGGCGCCGGGTTCCTGTGCTTCGGCGCTTGA